The genomic window CCGCGGGGGCCCCCGAATGATGACCTGACCACCGGCGGTCAGTGGGTGTGCAGGGCGCAGGTGAGGTTCCGCATCCGGTGTCGTTCGAGGTCAGAAAGAGCGTGAGAAAAATGAGTCCGTTCGTCGCGTGAGATCCAGGCTCGGGTTTCGCCGTGCCGATGGTCAGGTCATTCGCAGCACTTCTCCGCACGAGGAATGAAGCAATAACCGTACCATGGCCGGCGGGGGCGCGGCGGGGAGCCCTCCGCTGCCGCCGGCGGCCCGGGCCGGCCGAAACCGTTGCAGGTGGGTGAGAGGATGGTGAAAAGCGGCATCAAGAGATCCCGGAAGTCGGGTCTTCCCCCCGGCAGCCTGGTGCACATCGGACCGGAGCGGACGGAGAAGATCCGGGTCACCGTGGTCGACTACGGGGAAGATCACTTCGAGGAGCGGGAGATCGGGTCGCCCGCCGAGCTGGCCCCGTACTGCGGGAAGTCGACGGTCACGTGGATCGACGTCGTCGGGATCCACGATCCCCGCGTGATCGAGGAGATCGGCGGCCAGTTCCACGTTCACCCGCTGCTGATGGAAGACATCATGAACACGACCCAGCGGCCGAAGATCGACGACCTGGGCAAGTACATCTGCCTCATCGTCAAGCTGATCACCTACGACGACGCGGCCGGGGAGCTCCGCATCGAACAGCTGAGCATCGTGTTCAACGACGATTTCGTCCTGTCCTTCCAGGAGTCCGACAGCGGGATCTTCAGGCCGCTGCGCGACCGGATTCGAAACGGCCTCGGGCGGATCCGCAGGATGGGGACGGACTACCTCGTCTACACCCTGCTGGACGCCGTGGTGGATCATTACTTCGTCGTGATGGAGAAGATGGGGGAGACGATCGACCGACTCGAGGACGAGGTCGTGGCGGCCCCGAAGCGCGAGACGCTGCAGAGCATCCAGAAGCTCCGCGACGAGATCCTGCTGGTGCGCCGCTCCGTGTGGCCGCTGCGCGAGGTGGTCTCCCTTCTCGAGCGGGCCGAGTCGCCGCTGCTCGACAAGACGACGGCCATCTACTTCCGGGACGTCTACGAGCACACGATCCAGGTCATGGACACCGTGGACACCTACCGGGATATCCTCTCGG from Syntrophaceae bacterium includes these protein-coding regions:
- the corA gene encoding magnesium/cobalt transporter CorA — translated: MVKSGIKRSRKSGLPPGSLVHIGPERTEKIRVTVVDYGEDHFEEREIGSPAELAPYCGKSTVTWIDVVGIHDPRVIEEIGGQFHVHPLLMEDIMNTTQRPKIDDLGKYICLIVKLITYDDAAGELRIEQLSIVFNDDFVLSFQESDSGIFRPLRDRIRNGLGRIRRMGTDYLVYTLLDAVVDHYFVVMEKMGETIDRLEDEVVAAPKRETLQSIQKLRDEILLVRRSVWPLREVVSLLERAESPLLDKTTAIYFRDVYEHTIQVMDTVDTYRDILSGMFDIYLSSISNRLNEVMKVLTVIATLFMPLTFLVGVYGMNFEYMPELKWRYGYFLVWGVMITVALAMLIAFRRRRWI